A window of Citrus sinensis cultivar Valencia sweet orange chromosome 7, DVS_A1.0, whole genome shotgun sequence contains these coding sequences:
- the LOC102611459 gene encoding pentatricopeptide repeat-containing protein At4g19191, mitochondrial-like codes for MAASSLPPRLNKIYRSSTINQWNSQIREAVDKNEAHKALLLFRRMKKNDIEPNNLTFPFIAKACAKLSDFLYSQMIHGHIVKSPFWSDIFVQTTMVDMYAKCDRLDCAYKLFDKMPDRDVASWNAMIVGFAQMGFLEKVLCLFYNMRLVGIQADFVTVMGLTQAAIHAKHLSLLKSVHSFGIHIGVDADVSVCNTWISAYAKCNDLKMAELVFRGIEEGLRTVVSWNSIIGGCTYGDKFDDSLNFYRHMIYDGFRPDVTTVVSLLSSCVCPEALVQGRLVHSHGIHYGFDLDVSVINTLISMYSKCGDIDSARFLFDGMCDRTRVSWTAMISGYAQKGDLDEALRLFFVMEAAGEIPDLVTVLSMISGCGQSGALELGKWFDNYACSGGLKDNVMVCNALIDMYSKCGSIGDARELFYALPEKTVVSWTTMIAGCALNGEFVEALDLFHQMMELDLRPNRVTFLAVLQACTHAGFLEKGWGYFNLMTKVYQVNPELNHYSCMADLLGRKGKLKEALDFVQSMPIKSDAGIWGTLLCACKIHRNIEIGEYVAYRLFELEPHSAAPYVEMANIYALGGRWDGVANLRTMMKRNQVKKFPGQSLVHINGKTCTFTVEDRIKRKLVSCLGIFWRMSTFLAKIITMTIWLMACTPGRCCGMQMSAKLMAFWLLAWRG; via the exons ATGGCCGCATCTTCACTTCCACCACGTCTCAACAAAATTTATAGAAGTTCAACGATTAATCAATGGAACTCACAAATAAGAGAGGCAGTGGACAAAAACGAAGCCCACAAAGCCCTTCTTCTCTTTCGCCGAATGAAAAAAAACGACATCGAACCAAACAACTTAACATTTCCCTTCATAGCCAAAGCTTGTGCTAAGCTCTCTGACTTTTTATACTCCCAAATGATTCATGGCCACATCGTGAAATCACCCTTTTGGTCCGATATCTTTGTGCAAACAACAATGGTGGATATGTATGCGAAATGTGATCGGTTAGATTGCGCGTATAAACTATTTGACAAAATGCCTGACAGAGATGTCGCCTCGTGGAATGCGATGATTGTGGGGTTTGCTCAGATGGGGTTTCTTGAAAAAGTTTTGTgtcttttttataatatgagGCTTGTTGGAATCCAAGCTGATTTTGTCACGGTTATGGGGTTGACGCAGGCGGCCATACATGCAAAGCATTTGAGCCTTCTGAAAAGCGTTCATTCGTTTGGCATTCATATTGGGGTTGATGCTGATGTGTCAGTTTGTAATACATGGATTTCCGCCTATGCTAAATGTAATGATTTGAAGATGGCGGAGTTGGTGTTTCGTGGGATAGAAGAAGGTTTAAGGACTGTAGTTTCATGGAATTCTATTATCGGCGGATGCACGTATGGTGATAAGTTTGATGATTCTCTTAATTTTTACAGGCACATGATCTATGATGGATTTAGGCCTGATGTAACTACAGTTGTTAGCCTTCTTTCATCATGTGTGTGCCCAGAGGCATTAGTGCAAGGTAGGTTGGTTCACTCTCATGGAATTCATTATGGCTTTGATTTAGATGTATCGGTGATTAATACACTGATTTCAATGTATTCCAAGTGTGGAGATATTGATTCCGCTAGATTTTTGTTTGATGGCATGTGTGACAGAACTCGTGTTTCTTGGACTGCAATGATTAGTGGGTATGCTCAGAAAGGAGACCTGGATGAAGCGTTGAGATTGTTTTTTGTTATGGAAGCAGCAGGTGAAATACCTGATTTGGTCACTGTGCTGTCAATGATTTCAGGCTGTGGGCAAAGTGGTGCACTTGAACTTGGAAAGTGGTTTGACAATTATGCCTGTTCTGGTGGATTAAAAGACAATGTAATGGTCTGTAATGCATTGATAGACATGTACTCTAAATGTGGAAGTATTGGTGATGCTCGAGAGCTCTTCTATGCTTTACCTGAGAAAACTGTTGTTTCTTGGACAACAATGATTGCCGGTTGTGCTTTAAATGGAGAATTCGTAGAAGCTTTAGACCTTTTCCatcagatgatggaattggaTTTGAGACCAAATCGCGTAACATTTTTGGCTGTGCTTCAAGCTTGCACTCACGCAGGCTTCCTTGAGAAAGGATGGGGCTATTTCAATCTGATGACAAAGGTATATCAGGTAAATCCTGAATTAAACCATTACTCTTGTATGGCAGACCTTCTTGGAAGAAAAGGGAAGCTGAAGGAAGCATTAGATTTTGTTCAAAGCATGCCTATCAAATCTGATGCTGGTATATGGGGTACATTGCTTTGTGCTTGCAAGATTCACCGAAACATAGAGATAGGTGAATACGTGGCTTATCGTCTGTTCGAATTGGAGCCCCACTCTGCAGCCCCATATGTGGAAATGGCCAATATATATGCTTTGGGAGGAAGATGGGATGGAGTAGCAAATTTAAGAACGATGATGAAACGTAACCAGGTGAAAAAGTTTCCAGGGCAAAGCCTTGTTCATATTAATGGGAAGACTTGTACGTTTACAGTTGAAGATAG GATTAAGAGGAAACTGGTTAGCTGTCTTGGTATATTTTGGAGGATGAGCACCTTCCTTGCAAAGATAATAACAATGACAATTTGGTTGATGGCATGCACCCCAGGCAGGTGTTGTGGGATGCAAATGAGTGCAAAATTGATGGCATTCTGGTTGCTTGCATGGAGAGGGTGA
- the LOC102611953 gene encoding cytochrome P450 71AU50-like: MSWLSTLLALAAIFFFLQAFSSKTNKKNRKLLPPGPKGFPIFGCLHLLGKFPPRALHKLAKIYGPIMHLRLGLMTTIVVSSPQAAEQFLKTHDLIFASRPPLQATKYMSYQQKNFAMAPYGSYWRKIRKICTQNLLSNAKINYFQPTRKEDLDLLIEYFKEAAHARCVVDISAKLSALSTNMTCRMVLGKKRSDNEFDSGGFETVIREGFELVGKPNLGDYIPQIAGLDLQGLTKRSKAVAKVFDAFMEKIIDEHIQSKDENRTEDFVDVMLSFEGSEDTEKKIDREHIKAVVMDMLAGAIDTSPTVVEWALSELIKHPTVMKKLQRELENIVGLKRMVEESDLENLEYLDMVVRETLRLHPVTPLMAPHESMEDCTVNGFHIPKKSRVIVNAWAIGRDPEAWTDPETFFPERFVGSSVDVLGHDFQLLPFGSGRRGCPGIQLALTVVKQVTAQLVHCFDWELPEGMLPTELDMTEEFGLVTPRAKHLLAVPSYRLST; this comes from the exons ATGTCGTGGTTATCGACTTTACTTGCTCTAGctgcaattttctttttcctccaaGCATTTTCTtcgaaaacaaacaaaaagaacaGAAAATTATTACCTCCAGGGCCAAAAGGGTTTCCAATTTTCGGATGCCTTCATTTGTTGGGCAAATTTCCTCCCAGAGCTTTACATAAACTAGCCAAAATATATGGCCCCATCATGCACTTACGCTTGGGCTTAATGACTACAATTGTTGTCTCTTCACCACAAGCAGCTGAGCAATTTCTCAAAACACATGACCTTATCTTTGCCAGCAGGCCTCCCCTTCAAGCTACTAAGTATATGTCTTATCAGCAAAAGAATTTTGCAATGGCCCCATATGGGTCTTATTGGAGAAAAATCCGAAAAATTTGCACCCAAAATCTGTTGAGTAATGCCAAGatcaattattttcaaccaacaAGAAAAGAAGACCTTGATCTTTTGATTGAGTACTTCAAAGAGGCGGCGCATGCCCGTTGTGTGGTTGACATAAGTGCCAAGCTTTCGGCTTTGAGTACTAACATGACCTGTAGAATGGTACTTGGGAAGAAACGTTCGGATAATGAATTCGATTCGGGAGGGTTTGAGACTGTGATTCGAGAGGGCTTCGAATTGGTTGGGAAGCCTAATTTGGGTGATTACATTCCTCAAATTGCAGGACTTGATCTTCAGGGCCTGACAAAGCGTTCGAAGGCTGTTGCCAAGGTGTTTGATGCGTTTATGGAGAAGATTATCGATGAGCATATTCAATCTAAGGATGAAAATAGAACCGAGGATTTCGTTGACGTGATGTTGAGCTTCGAGGGATCAGAAGACACTGAGAAAAAGATCGATCGAGAGCATATCAAAGCCGTAGTTATG GACATGCTTGCGGGAGCAATAGACACTTCACCAACGGTAGTCGAGTGGGCACTTTCAGAACTCATCAAGCATCCTACGGTGATGAAGAAACTACAAAGAGAGCTAGAAAATATTGTGGGCTTAAAAAGAATGGTTGAAGAATCAGATTTGGAAAACCTAGAATACCTAGACATGGTTGTCAGGGAAACCCTGCGGCTTCATCCTGTAACGCCATTGATGGCTCCACACGAATCTATGGAAGATTGCACAGTTAACGGATTCCACATACCCAAAAAATCGCGAGTAATTGTAAACGCTTGGGCAATTGGAAGAGATCCTGAAGCCTGGACTGATCCTGAGACGTTTTTTCCGGAAAGATTTGTTGGGAGTAGTGTTGATGTTCTCGGACATGACTTCCAGCTTTTGCCATTTGGTTCTGGCCGCAGGGGTTGCCCTGGAATCCAATTGGCACTCACCGTCGTTAAGCAAGTGACCGCACAGCTGGTGCATTGCTTTGATTGGGAGCTTCCTGAGGGAATGTTGCCAACTGAATTGGACATGACAGAAGAGTTTGGTCTTGTGACTCCTCGGGCCAAACATCTTTTGGCTGTTCCAAGCTATCGCCTTAGCACTTAA